One region of Rhizobium sp. 9140 genomic DNA includes:
- a CDS encoding ISL3-like element ISRsp8 family transposase produces the protein MRTKSKWSPGPGVKVLGVALTVDHGWVVSAAGSKIGVCPDCGCRSRSRHGWSCRSLQDLPVQGKPVTVKLLLSRWRCAHGECARRTFTDRLPMVADPYARRTRRVGEIVGLLGHSTGGRPGERLMQRLGIPVSDDTILRQLKRDAAVAQRNSKIRVVGIDDWSWRRATSYGTIMVDLERRSVIDILDDRSVENAAKWLRSHPSIEIVSRDRCGLYAQATREGAPQARQVADRFHLVQNLRSAIEEQMSLSGRATGRAILSEDAIVDAATHRRRARLAHRQSRQEIFDMLHALRQQGLSYSEIARRTGYERRSITKWLKFEAPQDRRRAALNPTSPWYFEAFLAQCWKDGNRRGRHLFHDVKQRGYTGSFANLERLLGAWRRAERGQADDVPPAALKSEPVRDPETGHAISPVVAAALCIKPRGLLTDRQARKVDALKQGSEAFVEMRRLAMRFNGILRGKRSPPLDAWIDDAIDSELIPIMRFARVLRRDIDAVNNAIELPWSNGQAEGQINRLKTLKRAMYGRAGPELLKARMLPRLHTK, from the coding sequence ATGCGAACGAAATCGAAATGGTCGCCCGGTCCAGGGGTCAAAGTACTGGGTGTCGCGCTCACCGTTGATCACGGTTGGGTTGTTTCCGCAGCTGGATCCAAGATCGGAGTATGCCCCGATTGTGGATGTCGAAGCCGAAGTCGGCATGGCTGGTCCTGCCGCAGCCTCCAGGATCTGCCAGTCCAGGGCAAGCCCGTGACAGTGAAGCTCCTGCTGAGCCGCTGGCGATGTGCACATGGGGAATGCGCACGACGAACGTTCACCGACCGTCTTCCGATGGTAGCTGATCCATACGCGCGTCGGACAAGAAGGGTCGGAGAGATTGTTGGCTTGCTCGGCCATAGCACTGGCGGCCGTCCTGGCGAGCGGTTGATGCAACGGCTCGGCATACCGGTCAGCGACGACACTATCCTGCGGCAACTGAAACGGGATGCTGCAGTTGCCCAACGCAATTCCAAGATACGGGTGGTCGGTATCGATGATTGGAGTTGGCGGCGCGCGACGAGCTATGGGACCATCATGGTCGACCTCGAGCGCCGCTCGGTTATTGACATACTGGATGACCGTAGCGTCGAGAATGCGGCCAAGTGGCTTCGGAGTCATCCTTCCATCGAGATTGTCAGCCGCGACCGCTGCGGCCTGTATGCGCAGGCCACCCGTGAAGGCGCACCGCAGGCCCGGCAGGTCGCCGATCGGTTTCATCTGGTCCAGAACCTTCGTTCGGCCATCGAAGAACAGATGAGCCTTTCCGGGCGTGCCACCGGCAGGGCCATTCTTTCGGAGGACGCAATTGTTGACGCTGCGACACATCGCCGGCGCGCCCGTCTTGCGCATAGGCAATCTCGCCAGGAGATATTCGACATGCTCCATGCCTTGCGCCAGCAAGGGCTGTCCTACAGCGAGATCGCCAGACGGACCGGCTATGAGCGTCGCAGCATAACGAAGTGGCTCAAGTTCGAGGCTCCACAAGACAGGCGACGAGCAGCACTGAACCCCACATCACCATGGTATTTCGAAGCCTTCCTTGCGCAATGCTGGAAGGATGGGAACCGGCGCGGACGGCATCTGTTTCACGACGTCAAGCAGCGCGGCTACACCGGCAGCTTCGCCAATCTGGAGCGGTTGCTCGGAGCTTGGCGGCGGGCCGAAAGGGGACAGGCCGATGATGTACCGCCCGCCGCGTTGAAGTCGGAACCGGTTCGAGATCCCGAAACCGGTCATGCAATCTCTCCGGTGGTTGCCGCGGCGCTATGTATCAAGCCGCGAGGCCTGCTGACGGACCGGCAGGCAAGGAAGGTCGACGCCCTGAAGCAGGGATCTGAGGCGTTTGTCGAGATGCGACGCCTGGCGATGCGCTTCAACGGCATCCTTCGCGGCAAGAGATCGCCACCACTGGATGCATGGATCGACGATGCGATCGACTCCGAGCTCATCCCTATCATGCGGTTCGCTCGCGTCCTTCGCAGGGACATCGATGCCGTCAACAACGCCATCGAGCTGCCCTGGAGCAACGGGCAGGCCGAAGGCCAGATCAACCGCCTCAAGACCCTCAAGCGAGCAATGTACGGTCGGGCAGGCCCTGAATTGCTGAAGGCACGAATGCTGCCGCGGCTCCACACAAAGTGA
- a CDS encoding bifunctional diguanylate cyclase/phosphodiesterase: MSSASLIEPGVFRRYAGDQLLTLSKLVLETAFQPIVEVATGTVFGYETLMRGYDRIGFCEPLELLDQAAEAGQLLALEQMMAGRSLAKFATVPDFASVTLFLNLDVRLIKDGDYIIERLVQHLSKLNIPPSSVCFELSERFDNTTIPEFAALVLKLRKAGFKLAIDDFGVGHGEMKLLCDYQVDYLKIDRHFIDGMDKSSRKRHLVKNIVHIAHVLGVRVVAEGIETEAELMACREYGVDLVQGYFIARPTTFLNELQPAFPHLADIGRVRRSSQSLDEILIRKQIENLPTVYEHESIDTVFELFRRNPRQAFFPVLNANREPRGVINEYHLKEYIYQPFGRDLLKNKVYERTISHFVDMAPIIGLDADAEELMSLFASMDNSDCIILTENMRYAGVVSAASLIKVISEKQLKIAQDQNPLTSLPGNRAITDFIHESGRDDDDNRFFCYCDFDHFKPFNDNYGFHVGDHAISLFAALLRRYFFSDDHFLGHVGGDDFFIGVRDWTREELTEILERLLSDFHDDVVTLYSQEEREAGRIKGHDRTGIERFFPLLRCSIGVLELPKGLLLDDGARIASSIAAVKAQAKQSSSGLVFTTFVT, encoded by the coding sequence ATGAGTTCGGCTTCCCTCATCGAGCCTGGCGTTTTCCGGCGTTATGCGGGAGACCAGTTGCTCACGCTCTCCAAGCTGGTTCTGGAGACCGCGTTCCAGCCCATTGTCGAAGTCGCGACGGGCACGGTGTTCGGCTACGAGACCCTGATGCGCGGCTATGACCGTATCGGCTTTTGCGAACCGCTCGAACTCCTGGATCAGGCGGCCGAAGCGGGCCAACTGCTGGCGCTGGAACAGATGATGGCGGGCCGCTCGCTCGCCAAGTTTGCGACGGTGCCGGACTTCGCCTCGGTTACGCTGTTTCTCAATCTTGACGTCCGTCTGATCAAGGACGGCGACTACATCATCGAAAGGCTTGTCCAGCACCTCAGTAAACTGAACATCCCGCCGTCGTCCGTCTGTTTCGAACTCTCCGAGCGCTTCGACAACACCACCATTCCGGAGTTTGCCGCGCTGGTCCTGAAGCTGCGCAAGGCGGGCTTCAAGCTGGCGATCGACGATTTCGGTGTCGGCCACGGCGAAATGAAGCTGCTCTGCGATTACCAGGTCGACTACTTGAAGATCGACCGCCACTTCATCGACGGCATGGACAAGAGCTCGCGCAAGCGCCACCTCGTCAAGAACATCGTCCACATCGCCCATGTGCTGGGCGTCCGCGTCGTTGCAGAAGGCATCGAGACGGAGGCCGAGCTGATGGCCTGCCGCGAGTATGGCGTCGACCTCGTGCAGGGCTATTTCATAGCCCGGCCGACGACCTTCCTCAACGAATTGCAGCCCGCCTTTCCGCATTTGGCGGATATCGGCCGCGTCCGACGGTCCTCCCAGTCGCTCGACGAGATCCTCATCCGCAAGCAGATCGAGAACCTGCCGACCGTCTACGAGCACGAGAGCATCGATACCGTCTTCGAACTCTTCCGGCGCAATCCGCGCCAGGCCTTCTTCCCGGTCCTCAACGCCAACCGCGAACCGCGCGGCGTCATCAACGAGTATCACCTGAAGGAATACATCTATCAGCCCTTCGGCCGCGACCTCCTCAAGAACAAGGTCTACGAGCGGACGATCTCGCATTTCGTCGACATGGCGCCGATCATCGGCCTGGATGCCGATGCCGAGGAACTGATGAGCCTGTTTGCCAGCATGGACAACAGCGACTGCATCATCCTGACCGAAAACATGCGCTACGCCGGCGTCGTTTCCGCCGCCTCGCTGATCAAGGTCATCAGCGAAAAGCAGCTGAAGATCGCCCAGGACCAGAACCCGCTGACCAGCCTGCCGGGCAACCGCGCAATCACCGACTTCATCCACGAATCCGGTCGAGACGACGATGACAACCGCTTCTTCTGCTACTGCGACTTCGACCATTTCAAGCCGTTCAACGATAACTATGGCTTCCACGTCGGCGACCATGCGATCTCGCTGTTTGCCGCCCTGCTGCGCCGCTATTTCTTCTCCGACGATCATTTTTTGGGGCATGTCGGCGGCGACGATTTCTTCATAGGCGTGCGGGACTGGACCCGCGAAGAGCTGACGGAAATCCTCGAGCGGTTGCTGAGCGATTTCCACGACGATGTCGTGACCCTCTACTCGCAGGAGGAGCGCGAAGCCGGACGGATTAAGGGACACGACCGCACCGGCATCGAGCGCTTCTTCCCGCTGCTCCGCTGCTCAATCGGCGTCCTGGAGCTTCCCAAGGGCCTCCTGCTCGATGACGGTGCCCGCATCGCCAGCAGCATCGCCGCCGTCAAGGCACAGGCGAAGCAGTCTTCATCGGGGCTCGTTTTCACCACTTTTGTGACGTGA
- a CDS encoding ISL3-like element ISRsp8 family transposase, whose translation MRTKSKWSPGPGVKVLGVALTVDHGWVVSAAGSKIGVCPDCGCRSRSRHGWSCRSLQDLPVQGKPVTVKLLLSRWRCAHGECARRTFTDRLPMVADPYARRTRRVGEIVGLLGHSTGGRPGERLMQRLGIPVSDDTILRQLKRDAAVAQRNSKIRVVGIDDWSWRRATSYGTIMVDLERRSVIDILDDRSVENAAKWLRSHPSIEIVSRDRCGLYAQATREGAPQARQVADRFHLVQNLRSAIEEQMSLSGRATGRAILSEDAIVDAATHRRRARLAHRQSRQEIFDMLHALRQQGLSYSEIARRTGYERRSITKWLKFEAPQDRRRAALNPTSPWYFEAFLAQCWKDGNRRGRHLFHDVKQRGYTGSFANLERLLGAWRRAERGQADDVPPAALKSEPVRDPETGHAISPVVAAALCIKPRGLLTDRQARKVDALKQGSEAFVEMRRLAMRFNGILRGKRSPPLDAWIDDAIDSELIPIMRFARFLRRDIDAVNNAIELPWSNGQAEGQINRLKTLKRAMYGRAGPELLKARMLPRLHTK comes from the coding sequence ATGCGAACGAAATCGAAATGGTCGCCCGGTCCAGGGGTCAAAGTACTGGGTGTCGCGCTCACCGTTGATCACGGTTGGGTTGTTTCCGCAGCTGGATCCAAGATCGGAGTATGCCCCGATTGTGGATGTCGAAGCCGAAGTCGGCATGGCTGGTCCTGCCGCAGCCTCCAGGATCTGCCAGTCCAGGGCAAGCCCGTGACAGTGAAGCTCCTGCTGAGCCGCTGGCGATGTGCACATGGGGAATGCGCACGACGAACGTTCACCGACCGTCTTCCGATGGTAGCTGATCCATACGCGCGTCGGACAAGAAGGGTCGGAGAGATTGTTGGCTTGCTCGGCCATAGCACTGGCGGCCGTCCTGGCGAGCGGTTGATGCAACGGCTCGGCATACCGGTCAGCGACGACACTATCCTGCGGCAACTGAAACGGGATGCTGCAGTTGCCCAACGCAATTCCAAGATACGGGTGGTCGGTATCGATGATTGGAGTTGGCGGCGCGCGACGAGCTATGGGACCATCATGGTCGACCTCGAGCGCCGCTCGGTTATTGACATACTGGATGACCGTAGCGTCGAGAATGCGGCCAAGTGGCTTCGGAGTCATCCTTCCATCGAGATTGTCAGCCGCGACCGCTGCGGCCTGTATGCGCAGGCCACCCGTGAAGGCGCACCGCAGGCCCGGCAGGTCGCCGATCGGTTTCATCTGGTCCAGAACCTTCGTTCGGCCATCGAAGAACAGATGAGCCTTTCCGGGCGTGCCACCGGCAGGGCCATTCTTTCGGAGGACGCAATTGTTGACGCTGCGACACATCGCCGGCGCGCCCGTCTTGCGCATAGGCAATCTCGCCAGGAGATATTCGACATGCTCCATGCCTTGCGCCAGCAAGGGCTGTCCTACAGCGAGATCGCCAGACGGACCGGCTATGAGCGTCGCAGCATAACGAAGTGGCTCAAGTTCGAGGCTCCACAAGACAGGCGACGAGCAGCACTGAACCCCACATCACCATGGTATTTCGAAGCCTTCCTTGCGCAATGCTGGAAGGATGGGAACCGGCGCGGACGGCATCTGTTTCACGACGTCAAGCAGCGCGGCTACACCGGCAGCTTCGCCAATCTGGAGCGGTTGCTCGGAGCTTGGCGGCGGGCCGAAAGGGGACAGGCCGATGATGTACCGCCCGCCGCGTTGAAGTCGGAACCGGTTCGAGATCCCGAAACCGGTCATGCAATCTCTCCGGTGGTTGCCGCGGCGCTATGTATCAAGCCGCGAGGCCTGCTGACGGACCGGCAGGCAAGGAAGGTCGACGCCCTGAAGCAGGGATCTGAGGCGTTTGTCGAGATGCGACGCCTGGCGATGCGCTTCAACGGCATCCTTCGCGGCAAGAGATCGCCACCACTGGATGCATGGATCGACGATGCGATCGACTCCGAGCTCATCCCTATCATGCGGTTCGCTCGCTTCCTTCGCAGAGACATCGATGCCGTCAACAACGCCATCGAGCTGCCCTGGAGCAACGGGCAGGCCGAAGGCCAGATCAACCGCCTCAAGACCCTCAAGCGAGCAATGTACGGTCGGGCAGGCCCTGAATTGCTGAAGGCACGAATGCTGCCGCGGCTCCACACAAAGTGA
- a CDS encoding IS6 family transposase has protein sequence MSTPTISYKNHRFPPQVIARAVWLYFRFPLSLRMVEEMLLERGIVVSYETIRRWGRKFGPAYARQLRRRKPSRKDIWHLDEVVISIAGRKHWLWRAVDQDGYVLDEIVQTRRNTKAAKRLLIRLLKKQGMAPKRIITDKLRSYSAARRDVMPNVEHRSHKGLNNRAENSHLPLRKRERIMQGFRSVGGLQRFISIFSAVRNLFVASHKKRSALTTHIHRVRATAQWNAVTAGLV, from the coding sequence ATGAGCACGCCCACCATCAGCTATAAGAACCACCGCTTTCCGCCGCAGGTTATCGCCCGTGCGGTGTGGTTGTATTTCCGGTTCCCTCTGAGCTTGCGGATGGTGGAGGAAATGCTGCTGGAGCGCGGTATTGTCGTTTCTTATGAAACGATCCGCCGGTGGGGCCGGAAATTTGGCCCTGCCTACGCAAGGCAATTGCGCAGACGCAAGCCGTCGCGAAAAGATATCTGGCACCTGGACGAGGTGGTGATCTCCATTGCTGGCCGAAAGCATTGGCTGTGGCGTGCCGTCGATCAGGACGGTTATGTTCTCGACGAGATCGTTCAGACCCGCCGCAATACAAAGGCTGCCAAGCGATTACTGATCCGGCTGCTGAAGAAGCAAGGGATGGCGCCGAAGCGCATCATCACCGACAAATTGCGCTCATACAGCGCGGCAAGGCGGGACGTCATGCCCAATGTTGAACATCGATCGCACAAAGGCCTCAACAATCGAGCAGAGAACTCTCACCTGCCGCTGCGAAAACGAGAACGGATAATGCAGGGATTCCGATCGGTCGGCGGATTGCAACGCTTCATCTCAATCTTCTCGGCAGTTCGAAATCTCTTCGTCGCATCGCACAAAAAACGCTCAGCTCTCACCACTCACATTCACCGTGTCCGCGCAACGGCGCAGTGGAATGCTGTGACAGCCGGGCTGGTCTGA
- a CDS encoding putative quinol monooxygenase, which yields MHKALFVGIEAGPTHQEDAAEFLRGALEPVEHEQDTRHWYALRFGPADFAIFDTFPGNAGRLKHLFGTVGRALVVKTFTILNGLPEIEPADILALKVPAADALPRLALHVPLEARDGAEEEVARFLQGARSAVEREPGTLSWYALRLGKTRFAILGTFADEAGRETHLSGEIGTALSGSAASLFAEPPQIHRAQILAFKIASAGDEERTSRNTSVARPLERGTV from the coding sequence ATGCACAAGGCACTGTTCGTAGGCATTGAAGCCGGGCCGACCCACCAGGAAGATGCCGCTGAATTCCTCCGGGGTGCGCTGGAGCCGGTCGAGCATGAGCAGGACACGCGGCACTGGTACGCGCTGCGCTTTGGCCCCGCCGACTTCGCCATCTTCGATACCTTCCCCGGCAATGCCGGCCGGCTGAAGCATCTGTTCGGCACGGTCGGCCGGGCGCTGGTGGTGAAGACCTTCACCATCCTCAACGGATTGCCGGAGATCGAGCCGGCCGACATCCTCGCCCTCAAGGTGCCGGCGGCGGACGCCCTGCCGCGCTTGGCCCTGCATGTTCCGCTTGAAGCACGGGACGGTGCGGAGGAAGAGGTTGCCCGCTTCCTCCAAGGAGCCCGATCGGCCGTGGAGCGGGAGCCTGGCACCCTGTCGTGGTACGCTCTGCGTCTCGGAAAGACTCGGTTCGCCATCCTCGGTACCTTCGCCGACGAGGCAGGGCGCGAGACGCATCTGTCGGGCGAAATCGGCACGGCGCTATCCGGAAGCGCTGCTTCGCTGTTCGCCGAGCCTCCCCAGATCCACCGCGCACAAATCTTGGCGTTCAAGATTGCATCCGCTGGTGATGAGGAGAGGACGAGCAGGAACACGTCGGTCGCGCGGCCGCTTGAGAGAGGGACAGTCTGA
- a CDS encoding aldo/keto reductase → MLCARTADWRNNREQDAYRCRSEEIAASHGATARQVALRFLVRRPSLFDIPKASSAEHAADNAGAGALRLTDAELGMIDAAFPLGARPRELPMI, encoded by the coding sequence TTGTTATGCGCCCGCACGGCTGATTGGCGGAATAACCGGGAACAGGACGCTTATCGATGCCGATCGGAGGAGATCGCGGCCAGCCACGGCGCGACCGCACGCCAAGTGGCGCTTCGCTTCCTGGTGCGTCGGCCATCGCTGTTCGATATCCCCAAGGCGTCCAGCGCGGAGCACGCTGCCGACAATGCGGGCGCCGGCGCGCTGCGGCTGACGGACGCCGAACTCGGCATGATCGACGCGGCGTTCCCGCTCGGCGCCCGGCCGCGCGAACTTCCCATGATTTAG
- a CDS encoding zinc-dependent alcohol dehydrogenase — translation MRALCWHGKGDVRVDTVADPEIKHPRDAIIKVTACAICGSDLHLLDGYQPTMEAGDILGHENMGEVVALGSEVTNLKIGDRVVVPFTISCGDCWFCKKGLFAACDRTNPNAEMAAKAMGHSPAGLFGFSHMLGGYCGGQAEYLRVPMADVGPIKIPDNVTDEQALFLSDIFPTGYMAAENAQIEHGDTVAIWGCGPVGQFAIRSALMMGAGRVIAIDEVPERLAMAEAGGAETINFAETDVCDELQARTKGRGPDSCIDAVGCEAAAHGAADAVMDKVKASMMLATDRVHVLRQAIMSCRKGGTVSVPGVYVGMGDKLPIGAAMNKGLTIKLGQTHVQRYTRPLLEKIVAGAIDPSFVITHPASLEDAPEMYAKFRDKEEGVIKVVMRPHG, via the coding sequence ATGAGGGCACTATGCTGGCACGGTAAGGGCGATGTCCGTGTCGACACCGTCGCGGATCCCGAGATCAAGCACCCGCGCGATGCGATCATCAAAGTAACCGCCTGCGCGATCTGCGGGTCGGACCTTCACCTGCTGGATGGATATCAGCCTACCATGGAGGCCGGCGACATCCTCGGCCACGAGAACATGGGCGAGGTCGTGGCGCTCGGGTCCGAGGTCACCAACCTCAAGATCGGGGACCGGGTGGTGGTGCCGTTCACGATCAGCTGCGGCGATTGCTGGTTCTGCAAGAAGGGTCTGTTTGCGGCCTGCGATCGGACCAATCCGAACGCCGAGATGGCCGCCAAGGCGATGGGCCATTCGCCCGCCGGGCTGTTCGGCTTCAGCCACATGCTGGGCGGCTACTGCGGCGGCCAGGCGGAGTATCTCCGCGTGCCGATGGCGGATGTCGGTCCGATCAAGATTCCCGACAACGTTACCGATGAGCAGGCCCTCTTCCTATCGGATATCTTCCCGACCGGCTACATGGCCGCCGAGAATGCGCAGATCGAGCATGGCGACACCGTCGCGATCTGGGGCTGCGGTCCGGTCGGCCAGTTCGCCATCCGCTCCGCGCTGATGATGGGCGCCGGCCGCGTGATCGCGATCGACGAGGTGCCCGAGCGACTCGCCATGGCGGAGGCCGGTGGCGCTGAGACGATTAACTTCGCCGAAACCGATGTCTGTGACGAGCTGCAGGCGCGAACCAAGGGCCGGGGCCCCGACAGCTGCATCGATGCTGTCGGCTGCGAGGCGGCCGCGCACGGGGCGGCGGACGCGGTCATGGACAAGGTGAAGGCAAGCATGATGCTCGCCACTGATCGCGTCCACGTCCTGCGGCAGGCGATCATGAGCTGCCGCAAGGGCGGCACGGTCTCCGTGCCCGGCGTCTACGTGGGGATGGGTGACAAGCTTCCGATCGGTGCAGCGATGAACAAAGGACTAACGATCAAGCTCGGCCAAACCCACGTGCAGCGCTATACTAGACCGTTGCTGGAAAAAATCGTCGCGGGCGCGATCGATCCCAGCTTTGTGATCACGCATCCGGCCAGTCTTGAAGACGCGCCAGAAATGTACGCTAAATTCCGCGACAAGGAAGAAGGTGTGATCAAGGTTGTTATGCGCCCGCACGGCTGA
- a CDS encoding recombinase family protein — MLNIAVTPLPGHAGTRRIGYARVSTADQDLAPQLDVLRAKGCHPIYSEHASGKHADRPELAQAMKALRAGDTLVVWRLDRLGRSLPDLIATVNELAGRGVAFESVTEAIDTTTASGKLVFNIFASLANFERHLIGERTRAGLAAGRARGRMGGRPPALTSRQLREARLLLTDPEATVTAVAERYGVSRTTLYKGLRELAAKEAVA, encoded by the coding sequence ATGTTGAACATAGCTGTTACCCCCCTCCCCGGGCATGCCGGCACACGCCGGATCGGATATGCGCGCGTGTCCACGGCCGACCAGGACCTCGCTCCCCAGCTCGACGTGCTGCGCGCCAAGGGATGCCATCCAATTTATTCGGAGCATGCATCCGGCAAACACGCCGATCGGCCCGAGCTGGCGCAGGCGATGAAGGCCTTGCGTGCCGGCGACACACTGGTGGTGTGGCGGCTCGACCGGCTTGGCCGCTCCCTCCCGGACCTGATCGCGACGGTGAACGAGCTGGCGGGCCGCGGCGTCGCTTTCGAGAGCGTCACCGAGGCGATCGACACGACCACGGCATCGGGCAAGCTGGTGTTCAATATCTTCGCCAGCCTCGCCAATTTCGAGCGGCACCTTATTGGCGAACGTACCCGGGCCGGCCTGGCCGCAGGGCGTGCCCGCGGCCGTATGGGCGGACGCCCCCCTGCCCTCACCTCCAGGCAGCTCCGCGAAGCCCGGTTGCTGTTGACTGACCCGGAGGCGACGGTGACAGCCGTGGCCGAGCGATACGGGGTGAGCCGCACGACGCTCTACAAGGGATTGCGAGAGCTGGCGGCCAAGGAGGCGGTGGCATGA
- a CDS encoding phosphoglycerate mutase family protein: MRAVFIRHGQSTGNAGVPCHDLASIELTELGWRQAREVARAWTEAPTLIVTSPYLRTRQTAEATIQRFPDVPVEVWPIEEFTYLQPSRWNGTRSSERMPHLERYWTDADPTYGDGDGAESFGTLLCPGEAALARLAALPSPGLAYVFSHGQFIQAVRAVVTESNLDDRGKMLRFWRKGEPPAIGNAELGVVCGRGRNPTLSQERASHSP; this comes from the coding sequence ATGAGGGCCGTATTCATCCGTCATGGCCAAAGCACCGGCAACGCTGGCGTGCCCTGCCATGACCTCGCATCCATCGAGCTGACCGAGCTGGGATGGCGCCAGGCTCGCGAGGTAGCGCGGGCGTGGACCGAGGCACCCACGCTGATCGTGACCTCTCCCTACCTGCGCACCCGTCAAACGGCCGAGGCCACAATCCAGCGCTTCCCCGATGTGCCGGTGGAGGTATGGCCGATCGAGGAGTTCACCTATCTCCAGCCTTCCCGCTGGAACGGCACGCGCAGCAGCGAGCGGATGCCCCATCTGGAGCGGTACTGGACCGACGCCGATCCGACCTACGGCGATGGCGACGGCGCAGAGAGCTTCGGGACATTGCTTTGCCCCGGCGAAGCGGCGCTTGCGCGGCTTGCCGCCCTGCCCTCCCCCGGCCTCGCCTATGTGTTCAGCCACGGGCAGTTCATCCAGGCGGTGCGTGCCGTCGTCACGGAATCCAATCTGGATGACCGAGGCAAGATGCTGCGCTTCTGGCGAAAGGGCGAGCCGCCCGCGATCGGCAACGCCGAACTGGGGGTCGTTTGCGGGAGGGGGCGAAATCCTACGCTAAGCCAAGAACGCGCTTCCCATAGTCCCTGA
- a CDS encoding recombinase family protein, with the protein MTSPSQSLDLQHDDLRAAGVEQDNIYEDRASGGRDDRPGLAACLKSLRDGDVLVVWKLDRLGRSLAHLVNTVKDLSDRNIGLRVLTGKGAQIDTTTASGRMVFGIFATLAEFERDLIRERTMAGLAAARARGRKGGRKFALTKAQVRLAQAAMAQRDTSVSDLCKELGIERVTLYRYVGPKGELRDYGKRVLGLA; encoded by the coding sequence GTGACATCACCCTCCCAGTCCCTCGATCTGCAGCACGACGACCTGCGCGCCGCCGGCGTCGAACAGGACAATATCTATGAGGATCGAGCTTCCGGCGGCCGCGACGATCGGCCCGGACTGGCCGCCTGCCTGAAATCCCTGCGCGACGGCGATGTGCTGGTGGTCTGGAAGCTCGACCGCCTCGGGCGATCGCTCGCTCACCTGGTCAACACGGTGAAGGATCTGTCGGATCGCAATATCGGCCTGCGGGTGCTGACCGGAAAGGGCGCCCAGATCGACACCACCACCGCATCCGGCCGCATGGTGTTCGGTATCTTCGCCACTCTGGCCGAGTTCGAGCGTGACCTGATCCGCGAACGGACCATGGCTGGCCTCGCCGCCGCAAGAGCGCGCGGTCGCAAAGGCGGCCGAAAATTCGCCCTGACCAAGGCACAGGTGCGTCTCGCCCAGGCGGCCATGGCACAGCGCGATACTTCCGTTTCCGATCTGTGCAAGGAACTCGGGATCGAGCGCGTCACTCTCTATCGCTACGTCGGCCCAAAAGGCGAACTCAGGGACTATGGGAAGCGCGTTCTTGGCTTAGCGTAG
- a CDS encoding AraC family transcriptional regulator → MVKPFEHADRIAVGFAMDYSGGLTTGMHYHPRAQLIYAITGVMKIETEDAFFVVPPTNALLLPENVSHSITMEGDVAMRELFLHQDVAKSLGQQIRVMTVGALFRELMVAICKEPVDWNVSGRAQHIVALIIDEINRAQSLPTQLPLPKDARVLSVAREIIQKPYDVRSLEDWAEICGASSRTVARLFLSETGMSFGQWRLQARLNAGFVLLMIDGNIPRIAEAVGFSSQSAFGVAFRRTFGLTPGQARNLHVRPGRLSS, encoded by the coding sequence ATGGTCAAGCCCTTCGAACATGCCGACCGAATCGCCGTGGGCTTCGCGATGGATTACTCTGGAGGACTGACGACGGGGATGCATTACCACCCCCGTGCGCAGCTGATCTATGCCATCACTGGCGTGATGAAGATCGAGACCGAAGACGCTTTCTTCGTTGTCCCCCCTACCAACGCCTTGCTGCTCCCAGAAAATGTTTCTCACTCGATCACGATGGAGGGAGATGTAGCCATGCGCGAACTTTTCCTGCATCAGGATGTTGCTAAATCCCTAGGACAGCAGATCCGCGTCATGACGGTCGGCGCGCTCTTTCGCGAACTCATGGTCGCGATCTGCAAAGAGCCCGTAGATTGGAACGTTAGCGGTCGAGCTCAGCATATCGTCGCGTTGATCATAGACGAAATCAATAGGGCCCAGTCGCTGCCAACACAACTACCGCTTCCGAAAGACGCACGCGTGTTGAGTGTGGCCCGCGAAATCATTCAGAAACCATATGATGTGCGCTCGCTCGAAGACTGGGCCGAGATCTGCGGTGCTTCGTCGCGTACCGTTGCACGGCTCTTCCTGAGTGAAACGGGTATGAGCTTCGGCCAATGGCGGCTCCAGGCCCGGCTGAACGCAGGCTTCGTCCTCCTGATGATCGACGGCAACATTCCTCGAATCGCGGAAGCCGTTGGGTTTAGCAGCCAGTCCGCCTTTGGGGTCGCCTTCCGTCGAACCTTCGGCCTGACACCCGGCCAGGCGCGAAACCTACATGTCAGGCCGGGCAGGCTTTCCAGTTGA